One Pseudomonas rhizophila DNA window includes the following coding sequences:
- the cytX gene encoding putative hydroxymethylpyrimidine transporter CytX — translation MNIQPSTYSPDAAVPLDRRVFGARDLFSLWFSLGIGLMVLQVGALLAPGLGLSGSLLAIFLGTLVGVLLLAAVGVIGSDTGLSAMAALKLSLGGKGASVPAVLNLLQLIGWGSFEIIVMRDAASLLGARAFSEGSLGSNPLLWTLFFGALATLLAVSGPLTFVRKVLRKWGIWLLLAACIWLTWNLFAKADLAALWARAGDGSMPFAVGFDIAIAMPLSWLPLIADYSRFGKRAKNVFGGTALGFFIGNFWLMSLGVAYTLAFAPSGEVNALLLALAGAGLGIPLLLILLDESENAFADIHSAAVSSGMLTGLKVEHLALAIGVVCTLIACFAPLAQYQNFLLLIGSVFAPLFGVVLVDHFILRKRASRVVSAALCWPALLAWLGGVSTYHLLANFYPDIGATLPSLVLAGLLQLILGRAFNYGRETARA, via the coding sequence TTGAACATCCAACCCAGCACCTACTCCCCCGACGCCGCCGTCCCCTTGGACAGGCGCGTCTTCGGCGCCCGCGATCTGTTTTCCCTGTGGTTCTCCCTCGGCATCGGCCTGATGGTCTTGCAGGTTGGCGCCTTGCTCGCGCCGGGCCTGGGCCTGAGCGGTTCGTTGCTGGCGATTTTCCTCGGCACATTGGTGGGCGTCTTGCTGCTGGCGGCCGTCGGGGTGATCGGCAGCGACACCGGCCTGTCGGCCATGGCCGCCCTCAAGCTCAGCCTGGGTGGCAAGGGTGCGAGCGTGCCGGCGGTGTTGAACCTGTTGCAGTTGATCGGTTGGGGCTCATTCGAAATCATCGTCATGCGTGACGCCGCCAGCCTGCTCGGCGCCCGGGCCTTCAGCGAGGGCAGCCTGGGCTCGAACCCTCTGCTGTGGACGTTGTTTTTCGGCGCACTGGCGACCCTGCTGGCGGTGAGCGGGCCGCTGACGTTCGTGCGTAAGGTCCTGCGCAAGTGGGGCATCTGGCTGCTGTTGGCGGCGTGCATCTGGCTGACCTGGAACCTGTTTGCCAAGGCTGATCTGGCGGCGTTGTGGGCGCGGGCGGGAGATGGTTCGATGCCGTTTGCCGTCGGTTTCGACATTGCGATAGCCATGCCGCTGTCCTGGTTGCCGCTGATTGCCGACTACTCACGCTTCGGCAAACGCGCAAAAAACGTCTTCGGCGGCACCGCGCTGGGGTTCTTTATCGGTAATTTCTGGCTGATGAGCCTGGGCGTGGCCTATACCCTGGCGTTCGCGCCGAGCGGTGAAGTCAACGCGCTGTTGCTGGCCCTGGCGGGCGCCGGGCTGGGCATCCCGCTGCTGCTGATTTTGCTGGATGAATCGGAAAATGCCTTCGCTGATATCCACTCGGCGGCGGTGTCCAGCGGCATGCTGACGGGGTTGAAAGTCGAGCACCTGGCCTTGGCGATTGGCGTGGTCTGCACCTTGATCGCCTGCTTCGCGCCGTTGGCGCAGTATCAGAATTTCCTGTTGCTGATCGGCTCGGTGTTCGCACCGCTGTTCGGGGTGGTGCTGGTGGACCACTTCATCCTGCGCAAGCGCGCCAGCCGGGTCGTGTCAGCGGCGTTGTGCTGGCCGGCACTGTTGGCCTGGCTGGGCGGGGTGAGCACCT
- the thiC gene encoding phosphomethylpyrimidine synthase ThiC: MTTKSKNATNLSDSAKVDEQSVQPFTRSQKIYVQGSRPDIRVPMREISLDVTPTDFGGEINAPVVVYDTSGPYTDPNVIIDVRKGLADVRSPWIEARGDTERLAGLSSNFGQERLADPELTKLRFAHVNNPRRAKPGANVSQMHYARKGIITAEMEYVAIRENMKLEVARAAGLLDQQHAGHSFGASVPKVITPEFVRDEIARGRAIIPANINHTELEPMIIGRNFLVKINGNIGNSALGSSIEEEVAKLTWGIRWGSDTVMDLSTGKHIHETREWIIRNSPVPIGTVPIYQALEKVGGVAEDLTWELFRDTLIEQAEQGVDYFTIHAGVLLRYVPMTAKRVTGIVSRGGSIMAKWCLAHHKENFLYTHFEDICEIMKAYDVSFSLGDGLRPGSIADANDEAQFGELETLGELTKIAWKHDVQCMIEGPGHVPMQLIKENMDKQLECCDEAPFYTLGPLTTDIAPGYDHITSGIGAAMIGWFGCAMLCYVTPKEHLGLPNKDDVKTGIITYKIAAHAADLAKGHPGAQIRDNALSKARFEFRWEDQFNLGLDPDTARSYHDETLPKDSAKVAHFCSMCGPKFCSMKITQEVREYAANQRIEAVDVDVAQGLAEQAERFKKEGSQLYKKV, encoded by the coding sequence ATGACGACAAAATCAAAAAACGCGACCAACCTCAGTGATTCGGCCAAGGTCGATGAGCAATCGGTTCAGCCCTTTACCCGCTCGCAAAAAATCTATGTCCAGGGCAGCCGCCCGGATATTCGCGTGCCCATGCGCGAAATCAGCCTCGACGTGACCCCCACCGACTTTGGCGGCGAAATCAATGCGCCCGTGGTGGTGTACGACACTTCGGGTCCCTACACCGACCCGAATGTGATCATCGACGTACGCAAAGGCCTGGCCGATGTGCGCTCACCGTGGATCGAAGCCCGTGGCGACACCGAGCGCCTGGCGGGACTGAGCTCCAACTTCGGCCAGGAACGCCTGGCCGATCCCGAGCTGACCAAACTGCGCTTCGCCCATGTGAACAACCCGCGTCGCGCCAAACCCGGCGCCAACGTCAGCCAGATGCACTACGCGCGCAAAGGCATCATCACCGCTGAGATGGAATACGTCGCCATCCGCGAAAACATGAAGCTGGAAGTGGCCCGCGCCGCCGGCCTGCTGGACCAGCAACACGCCGGCCACAGCTTCGGTGCCAGTGTGCCGAAAGTCATCACCCCGGAATTCGTGCGTGACGAAATCGCCCGGGGGCGCGCGATCATCCCGGCCAACATCAACCACACCGAACTGGAACCGATGATCATCGGCCGTAACTTCCTGGTGAAGATCAACGGCAACATCGGCAACAGCGCACTGGGCTCGTCCATCGAAGAAGAAGTGGCGAAGCTGACCTGGGGGATTCGCTGGGGTTCGGACACGGTCATGGACCTGTCCACCGGCAAGCACATCCACGAAACCCGCGAGTGGATCATCCGCAACTCGCCAGTTCCGATCGGCACCGTGCCGATCTATCAGGCCCTGGAAAAAGTCGGCGGCGTGGCCGAAGACCTGACCTGGGAGCTGTTCCGCGACACGTTGATCGAACAGGCCGAGCAGGGCGTCGACTACTTCACCATCCACGCCGGCGTGCTGCTGCGTTATGTGCCGATGACCGCCAAGCGCGTCACCGGCATCGTCAGCCGTGGTGGTTCGATCATGGCCAAGTGGTGCCTGGCGCACCACAAAGAGAACTTCCTCTACACCCACTTCGAAGACATCTGCGAAATCATGAAGGCCTACGACGTCAGCTTCTCGCTGGGCGATGGCCTGCGTCCGGGTTCGATTGCCGACGCCAACGACGAAGCGCAGTTCGGTGAGCTGGAAACCCTCGGCGAGCTGACCAAGATCGCCTGGAAGCATGACGTGCAGTGCATGATCGAAGGCCCGGGCCACGTGCCGATGCAGTTGATCAAAGAGAACATGGACAAGCAGCTGGAGTGCTGCGACGAGGCGCCGTTCTACACCCTCGGCCCGCTGACCACCGATATTGCGCCGGGCTATGACCACATCACCTCCGGTATCGGTGCGGCGATGATTGGCTGGTTCGGTTGCGCCATGCTCTGCTACGTCACCCCGAAAGAACACTTGGGACTGCCGAACAAGGATGACGTGAAGACCGGGATCATCACCTACAAGATCGCCGCGCATGCGGCCGATCTGGCCAAAGGGCACCCAGGCGCGCAAATCCGCGACAACGCCTTGAGCAAGGCGCGTTTCGAGTTCCGCTGGGAAGACCAGTTCAACCTCGGCCTGGATCCGGACACCGCCCGCTCGTACCACGATGAAACCCTGCCGAAGGATTCGGCCAAGGTCGCGCATTTCTGCTCGATGTGCGGGCCGAAGTTCTGCTCGATGAAAATCACCCAGGAAGTGCGCGAGTACGCGGCCAACCAGCGCATTGAAGCGGTGGATGTCGATGTCGCCCAGGGCTTGGCGGAACAGGCTGAGCGGTTCAAGAAGGAAGGTAGTCAGCTTTATAAGAAAGTCTGA